In Cryptomeria japonica chromosome 5, Sugi_1.0, whole genome shotgun sequence, the genomic window ACAAAGGAATGTCTAGAAAAATGTTTCTCCTAATTGGCAGTAGACCAAAAGTACTGTAGACTATACAATTTGAGATCTATCTCATCAGAAGGGGACCTGCATTTCCAATTCAATAGGATCTCTTCTTAAATCAAAAGCTATCTTCATAGAAAAACTCCAATATCCTGATTAATTCTGATTCGCAGAAAAGTCCATAAACGATCAGGTCAACTTAAGAACATTCCAAACAGTGATCCATATATAGGCCATCTTCACATGACTTTTCTGGTCAGATTTCAACTGTCTGCTGATTCAGAGATCGATATCTCCATATCTCTTTCACAACAAAATCTGCATCTAGAAACTTTGCAATGAAAACCCATAACCTGTAGACATCTTCAAAGTTGCTCAAAAAGCTTAGTGACGCAGTCACAGCTGCTAATCCTACAATTTTGTCCCCTTTATCTCTCTGTTCATCTGTACCTTGCCCATTACTATGTTTTGGCTGTAGAAGAGTAACCTTATCTGCATGTTTATCTGGAAAGTAGAAATTACAAAGAAAACCGCAGCTAACTGAGATATCGCTTCGATCTGCTAGTCTCTGCACAAGAAGGGGATCGACCAATTCTCCCTTCCAGTCATACAGGTTGAAGGCAACAGCAGCTCCCCTCTCAAATTTTATTTTTGGTCCATATATTTTCACCAAGCGGAGGCCTTTCTCGGAACTAGGATGGCGAAGTTGCATTAGGGCACTGACAAGCCAATTGATAAGATACCTTAACCTGTTGTTAATTGTAATCAAACCCAAACAATCTGCATGATCAAGGCTTCTGCAGTTGATTAGAGGATCTCTACTCGGTTCCTCGCTGCTATTTACACTCTCACTTTCTATACTCGATTTCTTATCTTCAGTAGGGGTGCTTTCATCAAAAGAGTTCTCTTGGTCCTTTTCAAATATCTCAGCAAGTGCCATTTTTCTCGCTGGTTTGTAATCAATTGGAGTATTAATGGCTGTTTGTGAGGTCTCTCCAGGAGACCAAGATGTCATCCTACTAGTTGTCAACACTTCACCGGGTACATCTGAAGTTTCAGGTAGGTACTTAGGTTGTATTTCTCCTTGTTCAGTAACAATAGCACTTTGCCTTTGCCACTCTTCCTcctctaattcttcaatttcttgAACACTAGAACTTCCCCGCTCTCTTAATTTCCATGTATCCCTCTCTTCTGGTGACTCTGAAGATTCATATAGGTACTTGGGATGCGTTTTTTCTTGTTCAGAGACAATAGCACTATGCTTTTGCCACTCTTCCGTGTCTTCCAATCCTTCAAGTTCTTGGACGGTAGAGCTTCCTTTATCTTTTAGTTCTctttcctctctctcttctcttgatTCTAAAGATTCAACTGGGTACTTGACATGCATTTTTCCTTGTTCTGAAATAATATCACTTTGCTTCTGCCACTCTTCCTTGTCTTCCAGTTCTTCAATTTCTTGGACACTTGAACTCGCTTCTTCTCTTAATTTTCTTGTCTCTCTCTCTTGTAGTTCTGAAGATTCAATTGGGTGCTTGGGATAGATTTTTTCTTGTTCAGAGACAACATCACTTTGCTTCTGCCACTCTTCTACCTCTtccaattttttaatttcttgaacACTAGAACTCTTTTGCTCTCTTAATTTCTGGTGTCTGCTATCATCGTCCCCTGTATATTCTTCATCTGACAATACCAAACTTATGCTGTCAAAAGATCTCCGAGGGCGATGATGTTTGGATTTTCTCATTTCAACACCAGGTTCAGTCTCCATTGCTGACTCTGTGCCACTGGTTTGATAATGGTCACTCTCGGACTCCTCATGTTCCAAAATCTCTTTTCTTTTTGCTGTCTGAAGAATAGAAACTGGACCAGAAAAGGAGCTTACGGTAACAAGCTTATGGTGGTCCAATGAGGATGCTTCAGATTCAACATATTTCTCATGGACCTCTTGAatttcttcctctccctctctggAAGAAACAGGCAAGGGAATTCTTTTTATTGGCATTATATTTACCATCCCAACCCCAGCTGTTACAGCGGAATTgtccaacacatgaacactagatttctTCACAAACAGGCATCCAAATCCTGTTGGATCTGTTCCGTAAACCTTGAAGAAGGAACTGATAATGAAATCTGGCTGAAAAAGTGAGAGTCCAAGGGAGTCCATATCTTTGGAACCCAACGCGCATGCATCCAATAGGACATGCCAACCTTTCTCCTGAGCTTTGTTCATCCATTGATATGAATACTTTGCTCCTGTAAGCTTAGATTGTACAGGAAATACAAACAACCCCTTTGCACTGgcatttttccttttcttcttttctaCCAACATTTTTCGCAACTCTGCAGAACAGATTCTCAAGGAAGGCCATTTGAAGTAGGCTGACATGACTTTAGCTCCCTTTTGCTTGGAGGTTTCGATCATTAAATTTAAACCCTCACTCTCATAATCATACACAGTCAAAAGTCTTTTGTTGATATTAAATGGATATGACTCTGCTAAGATCTTGAATGCTGATCCTCTGTTCGAAGTGAATACCAAGCTGTAGTTGCTCTCCATTATATTCATAAAACTAAAAATCCTATTCTTGATTTCATCTTCCAGACTTCCTTTTTCTGGGGCTCCATAGCGAGCTTGGGAAGAGAGATTTGCTTTAGTATAGGAGATGTTGAAGGAAGAGGTGGCCAATTCCAACTCCTGCTGAAGGTGAGAAAACAATCCCATGCCGAAGTAATCCATGCAAACATGATCATTCCTCTTTAAGTGGTTATATTCTCCACCTCTAATATCATCTGCAAGCCGAGACTCCTCATACTTAGGATACACTTCTATGAATTTTGCATATGCATCGTGTAGAGAAGGGAGAGCTTCATGATTAGTAAATTTGGTATTTCTTAGGAATGTCAAAGTAGAATTCACAAAATCTCTGTGCACAACATTAGTATAATCCTCCTTGTTCTTCGATCCAGATAGAACGCCACATGCACACCCTTCGTCAGAGCTCCTCTTGTGTTCTTCACCTCCAGCAAAGCAAGCCAAAAACCTGCACATACCGCAATGCATGGATGATCATCAACTGTCCTTCCCCAGGAATTAAGTTTTCCTTTATGTGAGAAGGGCTCCGGGGCCCATCTGCAAAGTAAGAAATTATGTAGCCCTTGAAATACGTTTTCCCAGTATCCCATAAGATGGGTCAAATATTGCAAAACTGTGACGCTTTTCCATATAACAACCTGTCCACTGGCATAAACCCCTTGGCTTTACATTGTTACAAGGACATTAGacttcacacaagcaacatgataTCCAATCCCACACTGGTCTGGTATAACCTTATTAATATTCTATCTTTTGGCCAATATGTTAACTATTTTAGTGCTATAGGGTATTGGAAACACTTCCAGTAAGTTGTTCCACGCTACAGAAAAA contains:
- the LOC131051241 gene encoding uncharacterized protein LOC131051241 isoform X2; amino-acid sequence: MHCGMCRFLACFAGGEEHKRSSDEGCACGVLSGSKNKEDYTNVVHRDFVNSTLTFLRNTKFTNHEALPSLHDAYAKFIEVYPKYEESRLADDIRGGEYNHLKRNDHVCMDYFGMGLFSHLQQELELATSSFNISYTKANLSSQARYGAPEKGSLEDEIKNRIFSFMNIMESNYSLVFTSNRGSAFKILAESYPFNINKRLLTVYDYESEGLNLMIETSKQKGAKVMSAYFKWPSLRICSAELRKMLVEKKKRKNASAKGLFVFPVQSKLTGAKYSYQWMNKAQEKGWHVLLDACALGSKDMDSLGLSLFQPDFIISSFFKVYGTDPTGFGCLFVKKSSVHVLDNSAVTAGVGMVNIMPIKRIPLPVSSREGEEEIQEVHEKYVESEASSLDHHKLVTVSSFSGPVSILQTAKRKEILEHEESESDHYQTSGTESAMETEPGVEMRKSKHHRPRRSFDSISLVLSDEEYTGDDDSRHQKLREQKSSSVQEIKKLEEVEEWQKQSDVVSEQEKIYPKHPIESSELQERETRKLREEASSSVQEIEELEDKEEWQKQSDIISEQGKMHVKYPVESLESREEREERELKDKGSSTVQELEGLEDTEEWQKHSAIVSEQEKTHPKYLYESSESPEERDTWKLRERGSSSVQEIEELEEEEWQRQSAIVTEQGEIQPKYLPETSDVPGEVLTTSRMTSWSPGETSQTAINTPIDYKPARKMALAEIFEKDQENSFDESTPTEDKKSSIESESVNSSEEPSRDPLINCRSLDHADCLGLITINNRLRYLINWLVSALMQLRHPSSEKGLRLVKIYGPKIKFERGAAVAFNLYDWKGELVDPLLVQRLADRSDISVSCGFLCNFYFPDKHADKVTLLQPKHSNGQGTDEQRDKGDKIVGLAAVTASLSFLSNFEDVYRLWVFIAKFLDADFVVKEIWRYRSLNQQTVEI
- the LOC131051241 gene encoding uncharacterized protein LOC131051241 isoform X1 — its product is MGPHQQIDCGHNRFLACFAGGEEHKRSSDEGCACGVLSGSKNKEDYTNVVHRDFVNSTLTFLRNTKFTNHEALPSLHDAYAKFIEVYPKYEESRLADDIRGGEYNHLKRNDHVCMDYFGMGLFSHLQQELELATSSFNISYTKANLSSQARYGAPEKGSLEDEIKNRIFSFMNIMESNYSLVFTSNRGSAFKILAESYPFNINKRLLTVYDYESEGLNLMIETSKQKGAKVMSAYFKWPSLRICSAELRKMLVEKKKRKNASAKGLFVFPVQSKLTGAKYSYQWMNKAQEKGWHVLLDACALGSKDMDSLGLSLFQPDFIISSFFKVYGTDPTGFGCLFVKKSSVHVLDNSAVTAGVGMVNIMPIKRIPLPVSSREGEEEIQEVHEKYVESEASSLDHHKLVTVSSFSGPVSILQTAKRKEILEHEESESDHYQTSGTESAMETEPGVEMRKSKHHRPRRSFDSISLVLSDEEYTGDDDSRHQKLREQKSSSVQEIKKLEEVEEWQKQSDVVSEQEKIYPKHPIESSELQERETRKLREEASSSVQEIEELEDKEEWQKQSDIISEQGKMHVKYPVESLESREEREERELKDKGSSTVQELEGLEDTEEWQKHSAIVSEQEKTHPKYLYESSESPEERDTWKLRERGSSSVQEIEELEEEEWQRQSAIVTEQGEIQPKYLPETSDVPGEVLTTSRMTSWSPGETSQTAINTPIDYKPARKMALAEIFEKDQENSFDESTPTEDKKSSIESESVNSSEEPSRDPLINCRSLDHADCLGLITINNRLRYLINWLVSALMQLRHPSSEKGLRLVKIYGPKIKFERGAAVAFNLYDWKGELVDPLLVQRLADRSDISVSCGFLCNFYFPDKHADKVTLLQPKHSNGQGTDEQRDKGDKIVGLAAVTASLSFLSNFEDVYRLWVFIAKFLDADFVVKEIWRYRSLNQQTVEI